From the genome of Streptomyces sp. NBC_01116, one region includes:
- a CDS encoding peroxiredoxin, translating to MTIEVGSQAPDFQLKDNHGRTVRLSEFRGEKNVVLVFYPFAFTGVCTGELCALRDELPRFENESTQLLAVSNDSIHTLRVFAEQEGLEYPLLSDFWPHGETSRAYGVFDEDKGCAVRGTFVIDKAGVVRWSVVNGLPDARDLNDYVKALEAL from the coding sequence ATGACGATCGAGGTCGGCAGTCAGGCCCCGGACTTCCAGCTCAAGGACAACCACGGCCGGACCGTGCGGCTGTCGGAGTTCCGCGGCGAGAAGAACGTCGTGCTGGTGTTCTACCCGTTCGCCTTCACCGGCGTCTGCACCGGCGAGCTGTGCGCGCTCCGCGACGAGCTGCCCCGCTTCGAGAACGAGTCCACCCAGCTGCTCGCCGTCTCCAACGACTCCATCCACACCCTGCGCGTCTTCGCCGAGCAGGAGGGCCTGGAGTACCCGCTGCTGTCCGACTTCTGGCCGCACGGGGAGACCTCGCGGGCGTACGGCGTCTTCGACGAGGACAAGGGCTGCGCGGTGCGCGGCACCTTCGTCATCGACAAGGCGGGCGTCGTCCGCTGGAGCGTCGTGAACGGGCTCCCGGACGCCCGCGACCTGAACGACTACGTCAAGGCGCTCGAAGCGCTCTGA
- a CDS encoding DUF3052 domain-containing protein, producing the protein MSATADHAEERTNPAARLGFEPGQVVQEIGYDEDVELELREGIEATTGQELVDEEYDDVADVVLLWFRDEDGDLTDALVDAIGLIEDGGTVWLMTPKTGRDGYVEPSDINEAAQTAGLAQTKSISAGKDWTGSRLVTPKGAKAKR; encoded by the coding sequence GTGAGCGCGACCGCGGACCACGCGGAGGAGCGGACCAACCCGGCAGCACGCCTGGGGTTCGAGCCCGGACAAGTGGTCCAGGAGATCGGCTACGACGAAGACGTCGAGCTGGAGCTCCGTGAGGGCATTGAGGCCACTACCGGCCAGGAACTCGTCGACGAGGAGTACGACGACGTCGCAGACGTCGTCCTGCTCTGGTTCCGCGACGAGGACGGCGACCTTACGGACGCGCTGGTGGATGCCATTGGTCTGATCGAGGACGGCGGTACGGTCTGGCTGATGACGCCGAAGACCGGCCGTGACGGATACGTCGAACCGAGCGACATCAATGAGGCTGCCCAGACAGCCGGTCTCGCCCAGACCAAGAGCATCAGCGCGGGCAAGGACTGGACGGGCAGCCGTCTGGTCACCCCCAAGGGGGCCAAGGCCAAGCGCTGA